Part of the Jatrophihabitans sp. GAS493 genome, GGGTGAAGTCGTCGAAACGCAGGCGCAGCACAACCGTACGGCCGACCCGGTGGCCCGCGCGCAGCCGCCGGCAGACCCGATCCACCAGACTGATCAGGCGGACGTCGAGTTCGGCCGGTGAGCGGCGGCGGCGCCCCAGGGCGCTCTGTGAACCGACGGACCGACGCCGTCGCCCGGCCGTGACCGGGCGCGGATCGTGATTGTTGGCCAGTGCGTGCAGGTGCCGCCCGGAACCGGCGCCCAGCATCGACACCAACGTGCGCTCGTCGAGTTGGGCCACGTCGGCGACGGTGACGATGCCGCGGGTGAGCAACTTATCCGCGGTGATTCGCCCAACGCCCCATAGTCGCTGCACCGGGAGCGGGTGCAGGAACTGCAGTTCGCCCTCCACCGGCACGACCAGCAGCCCATCCGGCTTGGCGACGCCGCTGGCCACCTTGGCCAGAAACTTGGTTCGGGCCACCCCGACGGTGATCGGAAGCCCGACGCGCTGCAGCACCGCGGCGCGCAGCCGGGCGGCGATCTCGCTGGGCCGGCCGGCGATTTGGCGCAGCCCGCGGACGTCGATGAACGCCTCGTCGATGGAGATCGGCTCCACGATCGGTGACGTGTCGTCGAATACGGCGAAGACCGCCTTGCTGGCTGCGCTGTACGCGGTCATTCGTGGCGGCACCACGATCGCCTCCGGGCAGAGCCCGAGCGCCTGCCGTCCCCCCATCGCGGTGCGGACCCCGCGAGCCTTCGCCTCGTAACTTGCGGCCAGCACCACGCCGCCACCGACGATGACCGGTCGCCCCCGCAGTCGCGGATCGTCGCGCTGTTCGACCGATGCGTAGAACGCGTCGAGATCCGCGTGCAGGATCCCGGGCTCGTCGCTCACCGGCCCAGTATCGCACATCTGTTCGATACTGGCCGGCTATGCCGCTGCCCGCTCAGCCGATCAACGAGGGCTCACAGGGGCTCACCAGGGCGTTGACGTACTGGAGCGCACCACCAGGCTCACGTCGTAGGGCTCGGGCGAGTCGACCTCCTCGCCGCGCAGCAGTGCCCGCAGGGCCGATCCAAGCGCCTGCCCCCGGGTACGGATCGGTTGCGCGACGGTGGTCAGCGGCGGGTAGGCGTGCTGCGCCAGTGGTGAGTCGTCGAACCCGATCACAGAAAGTTGGTCCGGGACGTGCACGTCCGCCTCCTGCGCACCACGCAGGGCGCCGAGCGCGATCTGATCGCTGAGCGCCAGCAGCGCGGTCGGAGGTCTATGAGACTCCAGCAGCGTCTGCGCGGCAAGGGCACCGGCGTCCGGATCGTTCGAGGCGCACTCCAACACCGAGATCTGGTCCCAATCGAGACCGGCCGCCACCATCGCACTGCGCACCCCGCCGAGTCGCTCCCGCATGACCCGGTAGGCGATCGCCGCCTGCCGGTGCGCGTCGGCCATCCCCTGACGACCGTCTGGCAGCAACGGCATCGTCAACACCGCGATGCGGCGATGGCCGAGTTCGATCAGGTGGTTGGCCGCCAGGACCGCCCCAGCGAAGTCGTCGATGCTCACCAGTGGCACGCCGTCGAGGGCCGGCTGGTCGAGTACCACCATCGGCTTGCCCCGCGCCCGTGCCGCGGCGACGGCGAGACTCTCGTCCGGAAGCGACTGGATGACCCAGGCGTCGACTGAGGCATCGCGGATTCGCCGCAGGTCGTCCTCACCGTCGGAGGCGGCATGCACCAGGAGTCCGAAGCCGTCCAACTGCACCTCGCGGGCCAGACCGTCGAGGAATCGGACGGCCGTCGGGTCGGAGAAGGCGTAGGAGAGGCCCTGGTCGACCAGCACTCCGACCGCACCGACGCGTGCCCCGCGCAATTGCCGCCCGGCCGGATCCGGTCCGGCGAAACCCAGTTCTTCGGCCCGCTGCAGGATTCGGGCCCGCAGCGCCTTGGAGAGCTGGTCGGGGTGGTTGTAGGCGTTGGATACGGTCGCCCGCGAGACGCCGAGATCCTCAGCGAGCTTTACGAGCGTTATGCGTTGTTGTGACGTGCGCATCAGTTTTCTCCCGAGCGGCATCTAGATCGATCCAGTATCGTTGTACTAGAACGTTCTAGTAAAGCGATTCTGACAAGTTTGTTGGATCGGAAGAAGCAGTATCCAAAGAGGAGAAACACCATGGCACAGCACGCACACACCCCAGAGGTCGTCCCCGCCAGCCCGCTGTTCAGCGAGCTGCGTGAGCAGCTGGCCGAGCGTCGCGCCGCCCGTAAGGCCCGTCGCGAGCTCGAGCGCGAACTCGCCCACTACAGTAGCGCCGCCGATCGTCTCGAGCTCGATGCGATCCTTAGCCGCCACTCCATCGAAGAGACCGCCGAGATCCGCCACGTCCTCGCCGTCATCGATGCCAAGGCCGCCTGACCTCCATCACCGTTTGGTAATAACTTCAGAGCCGTAGCACGCCGAGCCGCGGACGTACTCTGAAGAATGTCTCGCACCCGCCGTTGGCTGATCTTCGCGACGGGACTGGCGTTACTGATCAGTGTGCCGGCCGCGGTCGGCACACTTCCGGTGGCCGGCAGCAGTACCCCGGCCGCTGAGCTGCTGGGCCGGATCAACAGCTCGGCCGGGGCAACATACTCCGGCTACGCCGAGTCCAACGGGGGCCTCGCCCTCCCGGTCACACAGCAATACAGCGTGCTGGCCAACCTCTTCGGCGACCAGACCCAGATGCGGGTCTGGTCGCGAGGGCCCGCCGACTGGCGCGTCGACTCGCTCTCCGTGGACGGCGAGACCGACCTGTACTCCGACACCGCGGGCACCTGGACCTGGGACTACGAGACGAATCAGGTCATCCGCACCACCTACGGGCCGAACCAATTGCGGCTGCCGGTGCCGGCCGACCTGCTCCCCTCCAACTTGGCTCGGCGCCTGCTCAGCGAGGCGACCTCCGGCGAAGTCAGCCGGCTTCCGACCCGCCGCATCGCGCAGCGCAGCGCGACCGGCCTGCGGCTTACTCCGGCTGCTTCGGCCAGCACGATCGACCGGGTGGACGTCTGGGCCGATGAGGCTACCGGGATCGCGCTCCGCGTCGAGGTCTACTCCCGGGGCGAGCAGAACCCCTCACTCACGAGCGCCTTCCTCGATTTCCGCACCGACGATCCCTCGCCCGACATCACTCGCTTCATCCCGCCGCCCAGCGCGACCGTACGGGAGACCAATCAGGCGGACATCGCCAGTGCGGTGAATCGCTTCGGCCAGCTCACGCCGCCGACCGAGCTCGCCGGGCTGCCGCGAAACACTCTCCTGCAGGGCCTGACCCGAGTCGGTACCTACGGCCGGGGCGTCACCGAACTTGCCGCGATTCCACTTCCGGTCAGCACCGCCGACGGGTTACGCGAGCAACTGAA contains:
- the dinB gene encoding DNA polymerase IV, coding for MSDEPGILHADLDAFYASVEQRDDPRLRGRPVIVGGGVVLAASYEAKARGVRTAMGGRQALGLCPEAIVVPPRMTAYSAASKAVFAVFDDTSPIVEPISIDEAFIDVRGLRQIAGRPSEIAARLRAAVLQRVGLPITVGVARTKFLAKVASGVAKPDGLLVVPVEGELQFLHPLPVQRLWGVGRITADKLLTRGIVTVADVAQLDERTLVSMLGAGSGRHLHALANNHDPRPVTAGRRRRSVGSQSALGRRRRSPAELDVRLISLVDRVCRRLRAGHRVGRTVVLRLRFDDFTRATRSHTLPAPTDDTAVVLAALRQLLGACAGLIAEQGITLIGIAVANLDDADTIQLELPFDSHDRRSLDAVLDQVRDRYGSSSITRGVLVGTPEGLSMPMLPDPPRRSAE
- a CDS encoding LacI family DNA-binding transcriptional regulator, translated to MRTSQQRITLVKLAEDLGVSRATVSNAYNHPDQLSKALRARILQRAEELGFAGPDPAGRQLRGARVGAVGVLVDQGLSYAFSDPTAVRFLDGLAREVQLDGFGLLVHAASDGEDDLRRIRDASVDAWVIQSLPDESLAVAAARARGKPMVVLDQPALDGVPLVSIDDFAGAVLAANHLIELGHRRIAVLTMPLLPDGRQGMADAHRQAAIAYRVMRERLGGVRSAMVAAGLDWDQISVLECASNDPDAGALAAQTLLESHRPPTALLALSDQIALGALRGAQEADVHVPDQLSVIGFDDSPLAQHAYPPLTTVAQPIRTRGQALGSALRALLRGEEVDSPEPYDVSLVVRSSTSTPW
- a CDS encoding transcriptional regulator — encoded protein: MSRTRRWLIFATGLALLISVPAAVGTLPVAGSSTPAAELLGRINSSAGATYSGYAESNGGLALPVTQQYSVLANLFGDQTQMRVWSRGPADWRVDSLSVDGETDLYSDTAGTWTWDYETNQVIRTTYGPNQLRLPVPADLLPSNLARRLLSEATSGEVSRLPTRRIAQRSATGLRLTPAASASTIDRVDVWADEATGIALRVEVYSRGEQNPSLTSAFLDFRTDDPSPDITRFIPPPSATVRETNQADIASAVNRFGQLTPPTELAGLPRNTLLQGLTRVGTYGRGVTELAAIPLPVSTADGLREQLKKVPGIATTSDYQLGVIGPVSLLLGPDLNRRAAWLLVGTVDPDTLRSAIDRLPTSLRRPR